From a single Candidatus Hydrogenedentota bacterium genomic region:
- the gdhA gene encoding NADP-specific glutamate dehydrogenase, producing MSYVESIMDLVVRRNPAEPEFHQAVKEVLDSIAPAIARHPEYEKNRILERLTEPERVIMFRVPWTDDKNQIQVNRGFRIEFNSAIGPYKGGLRFHPTVYLGILKFLAFEQIFKNSLTTLPMGGGKGGSDFDPKGKSDMEVMRFCQSFMTELCKYIGPDTDVPAGDIGVGGREIGYLFGQYKRIRNEFTGVLTGKGLNWGGSLIRPEATGYGAVYFAQNMLGARDMDIRGKICTVSGSGNVAQYTVEKLNQLGAKVVTLSDSNGTIFDPAGVDDEKLAFVMDLKNVRRGRISEYANKYPGVKFLAGERPWGIKCDCAFPSATQNEINGADAATLVKNGCILVSEGANMPTDPDGVKVFLDNKILYGPGKAANAGGVAVSGLEMAQNSQHVCWPREEVDRRLHQIMESIHRQAYETAEDYGFPGNYVVGANIAGFTKVADAMLDQGLV from the coding sequence ATGTCGTATGTGGAAAGCATCATGGATCTCGTTGTAAGACGCAACCCGGCCGAACCGGAATTTCACCAGGCGGTCAAGGAAGTGCTCGATTCGATTGCGCCGGCCATCGCCCGGCATCCGGAGTACGAGAAAAATCGCATTCTGGAGCGGTTGACGGAACCGGAGCGTGTGATTATGTTCCGCGTGCCGTGGACGGACGACAAGAACCAAATCCAGGTGAACCGCGGTTTTCGCATCGAATTCAACAGCGCAATCGGGCCGTACAAGGGCGGGCTTCGTTTTCACCCGACCGTGTATCTCGGCATTCTGAAATTCCTTGCCTTCGAGCAGATTTTCAAGAATTCGCTGACGACGCTTCCGATGGGCGGCGGCAAGGGCGGATCCGATTTCGATCCGAAGGGCAAATCGGACATGGAAGTGATGCGGTTTTGCCAGTCGTTTATGACGGAACTGTGCAAGTATATCGGTCCGGACACGGACGTGCCTGCGGGCGATATCGGCGTGGGCGGACGCGAGATCGGCTATCTCTTTGGCCAGTACAAGCGCATCCGGAACGAATTCACGGGCGTGCTGACGGGGAAGGGTTTGAACTGGGGCGGTTCGTTGATTCGTCCGGAGGCGACCGGTTACGGCGCCGTGTATTTTGCTCAGAACATGCTTGGCGCCCGCGACATGGATATCCGCGGCAAAATCTGCACGGTGTCGGGGTCCGGCAACGTGGCGCAGTACACCGTCGAGAAACTGAACCAGTTGGGCGCGAAGGTGGTGACACTTTCGGACTCGAACGGAACGATTTTCGATCCGGCCGGCGTGGATGATGAAAAATTGGCGTTCGTCATGGATCTCAAGAATGTTCGCCGCGGACGCATCAGCGAATACGCGAACAAGTATCCGGGCGTGAAATTTCTGGCAGGCGAGCGTCCGTGGGGCATCAAATGCGATTGTGCATTCCCGTCCGCCACGCAGAACGAAATCAACGGCGCCGATGCGGCAACGCTGGTCAAGAACGGCTGCATTCTGGTCAGCGAAGGCGCCAACATGCCGACCGATCCCGACGGCGTGAAGGTGTTTCTCGACAACAAGATTTTGTACGGTCCGGGCAAGGCGGCCAACGCGGGCGGCGTGGCCGTGTCGGGCCTTGAAATGGCGCAAAATTCGCAGCATGTATGCTGGCCGCGCGAGGAAGTGGACCGGCGGCTACACCAGATTATGGAGTCCATCCATCGGCAGGCGTACGAGACGGCCGAGGATTACGGTTTCCCGGGCAACTACGTCGTGGGCGCGAATATTGCCGGTTTTACGAAAGTTGCGGATGCAATGCTCGATCAGGGTCTTGTGTGA
- a CDS encoding PEP/pyruvate-binding domain-containing protein, with amino-acid sequence MPVFDTTLSTGLPGLDRVLRGLMPGDNIVFQVGDVRDYAAFVKPYCATAVAQGRKLVYFRFARHDPLLEPAEGIEIRVLDPEAGFETFLDEIHRSIEEAGRGAYYVFDCLSDLAVDWYSDRMVGNFFMLTCPYLYDLETITYFAILRDYHSVHATDPIAETTQLLLDVYRHKGVYYLYPLKVLHRYSGTMHMLHAWEGDTFKPVSESYIISEVLHAASTLPTDWTRSLIGVWQKTFALAADALKGGLPAEETEALFKRLLRMAVSRDRRVLDLAERYLTLHDVVEIGNRMIGTGLIGGKAAGMLIARAILKRSDPRWLERLEEHDSFYIGSDVFYTFLVRNGCWWVRQKQRNPASFLDGAEMGRQRILTGTFPDYIERQFEEMLDYFGQSPIIVRSSSLLEDNFGNAFAGKYDSVFCANQGSRHKRLADFISAVRTIYASTMSEKALSYRARRGMLDRDEQMALLVQRVSGSSHGSFYFPHVAGVGFSFNPYVWNEYIEPEAGLLRLVFGLGTRAVDRADDDYTRVVALNAPDRRPESSFDKIRQYAQRRVDVLDLEANLLISTDFPTVVQQDPAIPLRLFASRDEQVERQARERGQKNVFSWFLTFDELLANTSFVDDMRCMLATLSDAYHYPVDTEFTANFPSGGDYRINLVQCRPLQVKSSLPIVEPPATIAGEDLLLATSGPVIGQSRIDSIDRIICVVPEMYGRLPISERYRIARLIGQLTHIGGPDKANNILLLGPGRWGTTTPSLGVPVSFAEINTISFLCEIVAMREDLVPDVSLGTHFFSELVEMDMLYLALFPNHEGNVFNLELIKAAPNKLVEYLPQAAAYTEIVKIVNPADIRRDPLRINANTLKQRVLCYFDRQS; translated from the coding sequence ATGCCGGTTTTCGATACGACATTGAGCACGGGGCTTCCGGGCCTTGATCGCGTGCTGCGCGGGCTGATGCCCGGTGACAATATCGTGTTCCAGGTGGGGGACGTTCGGGATTATGCCGCATTTGTGAAACCGTACTGTGCGACAGCCGTCGCTCAGGGCCGGAAACTCGTCTATTTCCGTTTTGCCCGACATGATCCGCTCCTGGAACCGGCGGAGGGCATTGAAATCCGTGTGTTGGATCCCGAGGCGGGTTTCGAGACGTTTCTGGACGAGATCCATCGTTCAATCGAGGAGGCGGGCCGCGGCGCCTACTACGTTTTCGATTGTCTTTCGGATCTTGCCGTGGACTGGTACAGCGACCGGATGGTCGGCAATTTCTTCATGCTGACCTGTCCCTACCTCTACGATCTCGAAACCATCACCTATTTCGCGATTCTACGTGACTATCATTCCGTCCATGCCACGGATCCCATCGCTGAAACCACGCAACTGCTTCTGGATGTTTACCGGCACAAAGGCGTCTATTACCTGTATCCGCTCAAGGTGCTTCACCGGTATTCGGGCACCATGCACATGCTTCATGCCTGGGAGGGGGATACGTTCAAGCCCGTCAGCGAGAGTTACATCATATCGGAAGTGCTGCACGCGGCTTCGACGCTGCCCACGGACTGGACGCGGTCGTTGATCGGCGTATGGCAGAAGACCTTCGCCCTGGCCGCGGATGCGCTGAAAGGCGGACTTCCCGCCGAAGAAACGGAAGCGCTGTTCAAGCGTCTGCTGCGGATGGCCGTTTCGCGTGACAGGCGCGTGCTCGATTTGGCGGAACGCTACTTGACCCTTCACGACGTGGTCGAGATTGGCAATCGGATGATTGGCACCGGCCTTATCGGCGGCAAGGCGGCCGGTATGCTCATCGCGCGCGCTATCCTCAAGCGTTCGGATCCGCGCTGGCTCGAACGGCTTGAGGAACACGATTCCTTTTACATCGGATCGGATGTCTTCTACACGTTTCTGGTGCGCAACGGCTGCTGGTGGGTACGGCAAAAACAGCGAAATCCGGCCTCGTTCCTCGATGGCGCGGAGATGGGACGACAGCGGATCCTCACGGGCACTTTTCCCGATTACATCGAACGGCAGTTCGAGGAAATGCTCGATTATTTCGGCCAATCGCCGATCATCGTCCGGTCGAGCAGCCTGCTCGAAGACAATTTCGGCAATGCGTTCGCGGGCAAATACGACAGTGTGTTCTGTGCAAACCAGGGGTCGCGCCACAAGCGCCTGGCGGATTTCATCAGCGCCGTGCGGACCATCTACGCCAGCACGATGAGTGAAAAGGCGCTGTCATACCGCGCCCGGCGCGGCATGCTTGATCGCGACGAGCAGATGGCCCTACTTGTGCAGCGGGTTTCCGGTTCCTCCCATGGATCATTTTACTTCCCCCATGTGGCGGGTGTCGGATTCTCATTCAACCCCTATGTGTGGAACGAATACATCGAACCCGAAGCGGGCCTTTTGCGGCTGGTATTCGGACTGGGCACGCGGGCTGTGGACCGGGCCGATGACGACTACACGCGCGTGGTCGCCCTGAATGCGCCGGACCGTCGCCCTGAATCCAGTTTCGACAAGATTCGCCAGTATGCCCAGCGCCGGGTAGACGTGCTTGATCTGGAAGCCAATTTGTTGATCAGCACCGATTTTCCAACCGTTGTCCAGCAGGATCCCGCGATTCCCCTGCGGCTCTTCGCCTCCCGAGACGAACAGGTCGAACGTCAAGCCCGAGAACGGGGACAGAAAAACGTCTTCTCGTGGTTCCTGACCTTTGATGAATTGCTTGCGAACACCTCATTCGTGGACGACATGCGGTGCATGCTGGCCACGCTGAGCGATGCGTACCATTACCCCGTGGACACAGAGTTCACCGCAAATTTCCCGTCCGGCGGCGATTACCGCATCAATCTTGTTCAGTGCCGGCCCTTGCAGGTCAAGAGTTCGCTGCCCATCGTGGAACCACCCGCGACAATTGCCGGGGAAGACTTGTTGCTTGCCACGTCGGGGCCGGTCATCGGCCAAAGCCGCATTGACAGCATTGACCGAATTATTTGCGTGGTTCCCGAAATGTACGGTCGGCTGCCCATCAGCGAACGTTATCGCATCGCGCGGCTTATCGGGCAACTGACCCACATCGGAGGACCGGACAAGGCAAACAATATTTTGCTGTTGGGGCCGGGGCGCTGGGGAACGACGACCCCGTCCCTCGGTGTGCCGGTCTCGTTCGCGGAAATCAACACGATATCGTTTTTGTGTGAGATTGTGGCGATGCGCGAGGACCTTGTGCCCGATGTGTCGCTGGGCACGCATTTTTTCAGCGAACTCGTGGAAATGGACATGTTGTACTTGGCCCTGTTTCCAAATCATGAAGGCAACGTGTTCAATCTCGAACTCATCAAGGCGGCGCCCAACAAACTTGTCGAATACCTGCCGCAGGCCGCCGCCTACACGGAAATCGTGAAGATCGTGAATCCCGCCGACATCCGCCGCGACCCCCTGCGCATAAACGCCAACACCCTCAAACAGCGCGTCCTGTGCTACTTCGACCGGCAGTCATAA
- the priA gene encoding primosomal protein N' — MAAHPFAEVALPLPVDRLFTYAIPDALADRAVPGMRVIVPLRNKIETGYIVSLSDSSPVESPRRIIDLPDRKPIFASDMIRLCRWIADYYCCSFGEALQTAVPAGLKMRTTMRYTLQTELLTGGRYSDRQRRVIAELFNRGPLTDAQLAAAVGRASLSNTLQSLVARGVLFAEPVVTGPGVSIAAETYARLIEENVPGAEELERLQRTAPKQAAVYLDLLHNDPDQPAALLHQKHDVTSAVLAALEKRGFIERYNREYWREPEFHADPRAREKLRLNAEQQAAFDAISGAMARGEFKTFLLHGVTGSGKTEVYLQAIEYALSLDRGAILLVPEISLTPQTVGRFVARFQERIAVLHSALGKGERYDEWRRAQSGEVRIVVGARSAIFAPLHRLGIVIVDEEHDTSYKQGDTPRYHARDVAVMRAKMAGAVCVLGSATPSIESYYNTEIEKFTRLNLPNRATRGHLPQVRLVDMRVETKELGGQVILSRILEEEINRRVDAREQVILLLNRRGHSPFVLCPKCGWVAECTECSVSLTYHARGAFLGCHYCNARREIPPVCGDCGFNPLLFLGTGTQKVEEYLMRAFREARVERMDADTTAGKGGHAKILGRFAAGDIDILIGTQMIAKGHDYPGVTLVGVLNADTSLALPDFRAAEQTFQLITQVAGRAGRGDRPGEVVVQTYRPNHYAIQAAMRHDYAAFYAREIAERRAAAYPPIRRMANFAVECEKPDLAGQAAGLIKRIVREQIETLGFKGVETIGPAPAIVARVMNKYRWNLGVLSRSAKRLNALARAAREEFHARPDMGAVQLKVDLDPHGIF, encoded by the coding sequence ATGGCCGCGCATCCTTTCGCGGAAGTCGCCCTGCCGCTTCCGGTCGATCGCCTTTTCACCTATGCCATTCCCGACGCGCTTGCGGATCGCGCCGTCCCAGGGATGCGCGTTATCGTGCCGTTGCGCAACAAGATTGAGACGGGCTACATCGTATCCTTGTCCGATTCATCGCCGGTCGAGTCGCCGCGCCGCATCATCGATCTGCCGGATCGAAAGCCGATCTTCGCATCGGACATGATCCGTCTCTGCCGCTGGATCGCCGACTACTATTGCTGCTCGTTCGGCGAGGCCCTTCAAACCGCCGTGCCGGCGGGACTCAAAATGCGCACGACGATGCGCTACACGCTTCAAACCGAATTGTTGACGGGGGGCCGCTACTCCGATCGCCAGCGTAGGGTCATCGCGGAACTGTTCAACCGCGGACCGCTGACGGACGCGCAACTCGCCGCCGCCGTCGGGCGCGCATCCCTGAGCAACACGCTCCAGTCGCTCGTCGCGCGCGGCGTGCTGTTCGCCGAGCCGGTTGTCACGGGGCCGGGGGTTTCGATTGCCGCGGAGACGTATGCCCGGCTGATCGAGGAAAACGTACCCGGCGCCGAGGAACTCGAACGTCTTCAGCGTACCGCGCCAAAACAGGCCGCAGTCTATCTCGATCTCCTGCACAACGATCCGGATCAACCCGCCGCGCTGCTTCATCAAAAGCACGACGTGACGTCCGCCGTGTTGGCGGCGCTCGAAAAGCGCGGGTTTATCGAACGGTACAATCGTGAATACTGGCGTGAGCCGGAATTTCACGCCGATCCGCGCGCCCGGGAAAAATTGCGCCTGAACGCAGAGCAGCAAGCCGCGTTCGACGCCATTTCAGGCGCGATGGCGCGCGGGGAATTCAAAACCTTTCTGCTGCACGGCGTGACGGGTTCCGGCAAAACGGAGGTCTATCTTCAAGCCATCGAATACGCGTTGTCGCTCGATCGCGGCGCCATCCTGCTCGTGCCCGAAATTTCACTGACGCCGCAGACCGTCGGTCGTTTCGTCGCGCGGTTCCAGGAACGGATTGCCGTGCTCCACAGCGCGCTAGGCAAAGGCGAGCGGTACGACGAATGGCGCCGCGCGCAATCCGGCGAAGTCCGCATCGTCGTCGGCGCCCGCTCGGCCATCTTCGCGCCGCTGCACCGCCTCGGCATCGTCATCGTGGACGAAGAGCACGACACGTCGTACAAGCAGGGCGATACGCCGCGCTACCACGCGCGCGACGTGGCCGTCATGCGCGCGAAAATGGCCGGCGCCGTCTGCGTACTCGGCTCCGCGACGCCCTCCATCGAGTCCTACTATAATACCGAAATCGAAAAATTCACCCGCTTGAATCTTCCGAATCGCGCGACGCGCGGTCACCTGCCCCAGGTCCGGCTCGTGGACATGCGCGTCGAAACCAAGGAACTCGGCGGACAGGTCATTCTGTCGCGGATTCTCGAGGAGGAAATCAACCGCCGCGTGGACGCCCGCGAACAGGTCATCCTGCTGCTGAACCGGCGCGGCCATTCCCCCTTCGTGCTGTGTCCGAAATGCGGATGGGTGGCAGAATGCACCGAATGCAGCGTTAGTCTCACGTACCATGCCCGAGGCGCGTTCTTGGGTTGCCACTATTGCAACGCGCGCCGAGAGATTCCGCCCGTATGCGGCGATTGCGGTTTCAATCCGTTGCTGTTCCTCGGCACGGGCACGCAAAAGGTCGAGGAGTATCTCATGCGCGCGTTTCGCGAAGCGCGTGTCGAGCGGATGGACGCCGACACGACGGCGGGTAAGGGCGGCCATGCGAAAATCCTCGGCCGTTTTGCGGCGGGCGACATAGATATCCTTATCGGCACACAGATGATCGCCAAAGGACACGATTATCCCGGCGTAACGCTCGTCGGCGTGCTCAATGCCGACACAAGCCTGGCGCTGCCCGATTTCCGCGCCGCCGAGCAAACTTTTCAACTCATCACCCAAGTCGCCGGGCGCGCCGGACGTGGCGACCGGCCCGGCGAGGTTGTCGTGCAGACCTACCGCCCGAACCATTACGCCATCCAGGCCGCCATGCGCCACGATTACGCGGCCTTCTACGCCCGGGAAATTGCCGAACGCAGAGCCGCCGCCTATCCGCCCATCCGGCGCATGGCCAACTTCGCCGTCGAATGCGAAAAGCCCGACCTCGCCGGTCAAGCCGCCGGATTGATCAAGCGCATTGTCCGCGAACAGATCGAAACCCTCGGATTCAAGGGTGTCGAGACCATCGGGCCGGCCCCCGCCATTGTCGCGCGCGTCATGAACAAATACCGATGGAACCTCGGCGTGCTGTCGCGCAGCGCGAAACGCCTCAACGCCCTTGCCCGCGCCGCTCGCGAGGAATTTCACGCCCGGCCCGACATGGGCGCCGTACAACTCAAAGTGGATCTCGATCCCCACGGCATCTTTTGA
- a CDS encoding HNH endonuclease codes for MEAQVLVLNRSWVAVQIASARRALSLLYQGIARAVHPTDYSLYDFDNWCDLSRAAETGHFIHTVNFRIRVPEVVLLRVYNGFVQHDVRFSRRNIFERDKNTCQYCGRRVAKAELTIDHVVPRSRGGYDCWENLVLACMACNVRKANRTPEEAHMPLIRKPAKPTWLPQLGARVPTSQLMSWQRFVDTAYWDVELRE; via the coding sequence ATGGAGGCTCAGGTATTAGTTCTGAATCGGTCGTGGGTGGCGGTGCAAATCGCTTCGGCACGTCGCGCGCTTTCTCTGCTCTACCAGGGGATTGCCCGAGCGGTTCACCCGACGGACTATTCGCTATACGATTTCGACAATTGGTGTGATTTGTCGCGCGCGGCGGAGACGGGCCATTTCATCCATACCGTCAATTTCCGCATCCGTGTGCCGGAAGTCGTTCTTCTGCGGGTATATAACGGTTTCGTGCAGCACGACGTGCGCTTTTCGCGCCGCAACATTTTCGAGCGCGACAAAAACACGTGCCAGTATTGCGGACGGCGCGTCGCCAAGGCCGAACTGACCATTGACCACGTTGTGCCGCGTTCGCGGGGGGGGTACGATTGCTGGGAGAACCTTGTGCTGGCGTGCATGGCGTGCAACGTGCGCAAGGCCAACCGCACGCCCGAAGAAGCCCACATGCCGCTTATCCGGAAGCCCGCCAAGCCGACATGGCTGCCGCAGTTGGGCGCCCGCGTGCCGACGAGCCAGTTGATGAGTTGGCAACGATTCGTGGACACGGCGTATTGGGACGTCGAACTGCGGGAATAG
- a CDS encoding Gfo/Idh/MocA family oxidoreductase gives MFRLGIVGSDNSHAEAFSKLANLDEGINGLRIDDVRVTHIYGTDPKRTEEVAAAGKIPHVVGDKEAMIGHVDGILCVWRHGARHMPDVRPFLEAGIPAFVDKPLACSVGDARILIDAAQKANVGFTSFSTLRYAANVVEYIAELKKTAGVLTAGMSTGPAQLDSEYGGIFFYGIHAVELMNAVWGYGCERVRATLHGGNVVATCLFKDGPMVVLNFLGNAAYVFHLAAFGKDGWKAHTVDSATCYYDGMQVIMRTLRTGQWPLTPEQLLEPVKILAAVNRSLKENREVSIEELD, from the coding sequence ATGTTTCGCCTGGGCATCGTTGGTTCGGACAACAGCCACGCGGAGGCGTTTTCGAAGCTGGCCAATCTGGACGAGGGAATCAATGGCCTTCGTATTGACGATGTGCGCGTGACGCATATTTACGGGACCGATCCCAAACGCACCGAGGAGGTTGCCGCGGCCGGCAAAATCCCGCATGTCGTGGGCGACAAGGAGGCGATGATCGGCCATGTGGACGGCATTCTCTGTGTCTGGCGGCACGGGGCAAGGCATATGCCGGACGTGCGGCCTTTTCTGGAAGCCGGCATCCCTGCTTTTGTGGACAAGCCGTTGGCGTGCAGCGTCGGCGACGCCCGAATCCTGATTGACGCCGCGCAAAAGGCCAACGTCGGGTTTACGTCCTTTTCGACGCTCCGTTACGCGGCGAACGTCGTCGAATATATTGCCGAATTGAAGAAGACGGCGGGCGTGCTCACGGCGGGCATGTCCACGGGGCCGGCCCAACTCGACAGCGAATACGGCGGGATTTTTTTCTACGGTATTCATGCCGTCGAGTTGATGAACGCCGTGTGGGGGTATGGGTGCGAACGCGTCCGGGCGACGCTTCACGGCGGCAACGTCGTGGCCACGTGCCTGTTCAAGGACGGTCCGATGGTCGTGTTGAACTTCCTGGGCAACGCCGCCTATGTGTTTCATCTGGCGGCGTTTGGAAAAGACGGATGGAAAGCGCACACCGTGGACAGCGCCACGTGCTATTACGATGGCATGCAGGTCATCATGCGGACTCTTCGGACCGGCCAATGGCCGCTTACGCCCGAACAATTGCTGGAGCCGGTCAAAATTCTCGCGGCCGTCAACCGTTCGCTCAAGGAGAACCGCGAGGTTTCAATCGAGGAACTGGACTGA
- a CDS encoding O-antigen ligase family protein — protein MTDVGGFELDVRRGIRVLLALGMALVVLLLFPLARDPTEAKYLIAAWTALLAGILFCIGAWNGQTPVRRPSLLTLAVLAFWGFNLFCAVISDHPWNSLNEMRWWTLAIMLYLLAAHAFRKPEEFWAFAAAVCVAVALSSIYGFSQKYGYDPFPWATQNVEEYKRLPATFGNPNFAGHMLALCIPLALALGLQRKYRWCWLPAGIMLAHLYFTHMRGGVLALAGGLAFAGLAYGMARFRMKPARAIVATLAAAVVLGTIGATGLAFYSKARTGHYMPLDGSLLLRYQGYYGSCKMIADRPLFGWGTENYRLENPRYWTPYEQHWYAVQHKMNFHVHNDFLEAGVDAGIPGAALYILFLACGIVYGLAVFFHATESGRRRLGLVLAACFTIFAIDGLFGFNARVPVSRMFIFLLAGALEGTSALRRNKPFLPRPSLWALALLAVASVCAVVEMRYFIGQYLYQQAQGAKRYNRPDIAMDCLTRGRRLIPWSSHFPRELGLLEMMRGQPLRAIPLFEDALARNPCEIQSMVWLGRAYLSRASLMQMRTKPEALDAGEMTKAIDQALDIGRKALDLCIEASETHELMARAYRVRGDWLVRTAPESPDISAASRKIVEHGQQALFYGYARPGEVHRLIASAYEQLGELDEAQKSYRLAVEAAIGDERIWQLFFDFAQSNKRYPAFLRAAEWAMERLGTVNDARASVLASLAIWSAQAYVATDTELDRVQRMIERALKWAPGRLDAWNALAATTTTGDRTARIRARIEKARDDLKAAGKAELIPPLQALLQIWQTNGAALPEATRTIAQACQERGKTIPPQGLGIEFGWMADLCAEALETAALQPPQRSETLVNLGKIFMLIGAWEHADNAFALALPGLRDEPYADCLLKRAEALGFRDKWAEALALARQALQLSPGSFRIHLDAARFFARAGNKDEARKCYAALLQWPNLDNTSRQSLKQEAGALETDETFGQAGKESEP, from the coding sequence GTGACGGATGTGGGTGGTTTCGAATTGGACGTGCGGCGCGGGATACGCGTCTTGCTCGCGCTGGGCATGGCGCTCGTCGTGTTGTTGTTGTTTCCGTTGGCGCGCGACCCGACAGAGGCAAAATATCTTATCGCGGCATGGACGGCCCTCCTCGCGGGCATCCTCTTCTGCATTGGCGCATGGAATGGCCAGACGCCGGTCCGGCGTCCATCGCTGCTGACGCTGGCCGTCTTGGCATTCTGGGGCTTCAATCTGTTCTGCGCGGTGATATCGGATCATCCGTGGAACAGTCTGAACGAAATGCGCTGGTGGACCCTCGCGATCATGTTGTATCTGCTGGCGGCACACGCCTTCCGGAAACCGGAGGAATTCTGGGCCTTTGCGGCGGCAGTCTGCGTGGCGGTGGCGTTGTCGAGCATCTACGGCTTCAGCCAGAAATACGGATACGATCCCTTTCCATGGGCGACGCAGAACGTGGAGGAATACAAGCGCCTGCCGGCCACGTTCGGAAATCCGAATTTCGCGGGACATATGCTGGCGCTGTGTATTCCGCTGGCGCTGGCGCTGGGATTGCAACGGAAGTATCGCTGGTGTTGGCTGCCGGCCGGCATCATGCTGGCGCACCTGTATTTCACGCACATGCGCGGCGGGGTTCTTGCCTTGGCGGGCGGCCTCGCGTTCGCCGGCCTTGCGTATGGCATGGCCCGCTTTCGGATGAAACCTGCGCGGGCCATCGTTGCGACGCTGGCGGCGGCGGTCGTCCTCGGAACCATCGGCGCGACCGGCCTGGCGTTCTACTCGAAGGCGCGCACGGGCCATTACATGCCGCTCGACGGATCGCTCCTGCTGCGTTACCAGGGTTACTACGGCTCGTGCAAAATGATCGCCGACCGCCCCCTGTTCGGATGGGGAACGGAAAACTACCGGCTTGAAAATCCCCGCTACTGGACGCCCTACGAACAGCATTGGTACGCCGTCCAGCATAAAATGAATTTTCACGTCCACAACGATTTTTTAGAGGCAGGCGTGGACGCGGGCATTCCCGGCGCGGCACTGTACATCCTGTTTCTGGCATGCGGGATTGTGTACGGTCTGGCCGTCTTTTTCCACGCAACGGAATCCGGCCGGCGGCGTCTTGGCCTGGTGCTGGCCGCCTGCTTCACGATTTTCGCGATAGACGGCCTTTTCGGCTTCAACGCGCGCGTGCCCGTGTCGCGCATGTTCATTTTCCTGCTGGCCGGCGCGCTGGAAGGCACATCGGCCCTCCGCCGAAACAAGCCTTTTCTCCCCCGCCCCTCGTTGTGGGCATTGGCTCTGCTGGCTGTCGCGTCCGTTTGCGCGGTCGTCGAAATGCGCTATTTCATCGGACAATACCTTTATCAGCAGGCCCAGGGCGCCAAGCGGTACAACCGCCCTGATATCGCCATGGACTGCCTGACGCGGGGGCGCCGGCTCATTCCCTGGAGTTCGCACTTTCCCCGTGAATTGGGACTCTTGGAAATGATGCGGGGCCAGCCGTTGCGCGCCATTCCGCTCTTCGAGGATGCGCTGGCCCGCAATCCCTGCGAAATTCAGAGCATGGTGTGGCTGGGCCGCGCCTATCTCAGCCGGGCATCGCTCATGCAGATGCGCACGAAGCCGGAAGCGCTCGACGCGGGGGAAATGACAAAGGCCATTGACCAAGCGCTGGACATCGGCCGCAAGGCCCTCGATCTCTGCATCGAAGCGTCGGAAACGCATGAACTGATGGCGCGCGCATACCGCGTGCGCGGCGACTGGCTCGTGCGCACCGCCCCCGAATCGCCCGACATTTCCGCCGCCTCGCGCAAAATCGTCGAACACGGACAACAGGCCCTCTTCTACGGGTACGCCCGGCCGGGGGAAGTGCACCGACTCATCGCGAGCGCGTACGAACAGCTCGGGGAACTCGACGAAGCCCAAAAATCGTACCGCCTTGCGGTCGAAGCCGCCATCGGCGACGAGCGGATATGGCAGTTGTTCTTCGATTTCGCGCAAAGCAACAAGCGGTATCCGGCCTTCCTTCGCGCGGCCGAATGGGCCATGGAGCGCCTGGGGACGGTCAACGATGCGCGGGCCAGCGTGTTGGCGTCGCTGGCCATCTGGTCGGCGCAGGCCTATGTCGCAACGGACACGGAACTCGACCGGGTCCAGCGGATGATTGAACGCGCGCTGAAATGGGCCCCCGGCCGCCTCGACGCGTGGAACGCCCTGGCCGCCACAACGACAACCGGCGATCGCACCGCGCGGATTCGGGCGCGGATCGAAAAGGCGCGGGACGATCTCAAGGCCGCGGGCAAAGCCGAACTGATTCCACCGCTCCAGGCCCTCCTGCAAATCTGGCAAACGAACGGCGCCGCGCTGCCCGAAGCAACCCGAACCATCGCACAGGCCTGCCAGGAACGCGGAAAAACCATACCGCCGCAAGGTCTAGGCATCGAATTCGGCTGGATGGCGGATCTGTGCGCGGAAGCGCTGGAAACCGCCGCGCTTCAACCGCCGCAGCGTTCTGAAACGCTGGTCAATCTGGGGAAAATCTTCATGTTGATCGGCGCGTGGGAACACGCCGACAATGCCTTTGCGCTGGCATTGCCCGGACTGCGGGACGAGCCGTATGCCGATTGCCTGCTCAAGCGGGCGGAAGCGCTGGGATTCCGGGACAAGTGGGCCGAGGCCCTTGCCCTGGCACGGCAGGCCCTTCAACTCTCTCCCGGCAGTTTTCGCATCCATCTCGACGCGGCCCGGTTTTTCGCGCGCGCCGGCAACAAGGATGAGGCGAGGAAGTGCTATGCCGCGCTGCTTCAATGGCCGAATCTCGACAACACCTCGCGCCAATCGCTGAAACAGGAGGCCGGCGCGCTTGAAACCGACGAAACGTTCGGGCAGGCGGGAAAGGAATCCGAACCATGA